A genomic stretch from Rhodopirellula bahusiensis includes:
- a CDS encoding tyrosine-type recombinase/integrase, translating to MASTFPTHLRRAVERAGILKHVTSHTFRHCFATHLLWQGTDIRQIQQLLGHSDVKTTEIYTHVRNPNEAKVVSPLDRLVQDEAATVGCARAD from the coding sequence GTGGCAAGCACCTTCCCAACTCATTTGCGACGCGCGGTGGAGCGGGCGGGGATTTTGAAGCATGTGACGAGCCACACGTTTCGCCATTGTTTTGCGACGCATCTGTTGTGGCAGGGAACCGACATTCGTCAGATCCAGCAGCTGCTGGGGCACAGTGACGTGAAGACGACGGAGATCTACACGCACGTGCGGAATCCGAACGAGGCGAAGGTGGTCAGTCCTTTGGATCGGTTGGTGCAGGACGAGGCGGCGACTGTGGGTTGCGCTCGGGCCGACTGA
- a CDS encoding tyrosine-type recombinase/integrase has translation MAPCGDAVASTFPTHLQRAVERAGILKHVTSHTFRHCFATHLLWQGTDIRQIQQLLGHSDVKTTEIYTHVRNPNEAKVVSPLDRLVQDEAATVGCARAD, from the coding sequence GTGGCACCATGCGGTGATGCGGTGGCAAGCACCTTTCCGACTCATTTGCAACGCGCGGTGGAGCGGGCGGGGATTTTGAAGCATGTGACAAGCCACACGTTTCGCCATTGTTTTGCGACGCATTTGCTGTGGCAGGGAACCGACATTCGTCAGATCCAGCAGCTGCTGGGGCACAGTGACGTGAAGACGACGGAGATCTACACGCACGTGCGGAATCCGAACGAGGCGAAGGTGGTCAGTCCTTTGGATCGGTTGGTGCAGGACGAGGCGGCGACTGTGGGTTGCGCTCGAGCCGACTGA